One Succinivibrio dextrinosolvens DNA window includes the following coding sequences:
- a CDS encoding MlaC/ttg2D family ABC transporter substrate-binding protein translates to MKKIIALLSAFIVLMFSFTAQANFDMSNPYQLANDVAVNTVKEIKANKDKISDNAVAEKIIQDNLFPYIDIKYAAYKVMGTSLKTLSKEDREKFTNAFEKYMKQSFVSVLSKYTNQEIVPSEVKNVPESESLVSVKMIIRESGKKDLELVLKMRKNSKTGEWKAFDLIGENISMLDAKVSEISPIIKNQGVDAAIAKLNSTDNK, encoded by the coding sequence ATGAAAAAGATTATTGCGCTTTTATCAGCTTTTATCGTTCTTATGTTCAGTTTCACCGCTCAGGCAAATTTTGACATGAGCAATCCTTATCAGCTGGCAAATGATGTTGCTGTAAATACCGTCAAGGAAATTAAAGCCAACAAGGATAAGATTTCTGACAATGCTGTTGCCGAGAAGATCATTCAGGATAATCTGTTCCCTTATATCGACATCAAATATGCAGCCTACAAGGTAATGGGAACCTCTCTTAAGACTCTTTCCAAGGAAGACAGAGAGAAGTTTACCAATGCATTTGAAAAATACATGAAACAGAGCTTTGTTTCAGTTCTTTCAAAGTACACCAATCAGGAAATTGTTCCTTCAGAGGTAAAGAATGTTCCTGAAAGTGAGTCTCTGGTTTCTGTAAAGATGATTATCAGAGAGAGCGGTAAAAAGGATTTAGAGCTGGTTCTGAAGATGCGCAAGAATTCAAAGACCGGTGAGTGGAAGGCCTTTGATCTTATCGGCGAGAACATCTCCATGCTGGATGCCAAGGTTTCAGAGATTTCTCCAATCATTAAGAATCAGGGCGTAGATGCAGCTATTGCAAAACTGAATTCAACAGATAACAAATAA
- the mlaD gene encoding outer membrane lipid asymmetry maintenance protein MlaD, whose amino-acid sequence MKYLKTEIMVGIFMLLGIIAACVLALQVAGLVLNSKAELYTVYAKFENIGSLRLRAPVRIGGVAIGRVTAINLDGESLTPVVSIGIEKKFDKISSESKASIQTSGIIGEQYIAITPGFYDEDLGTTYLKNGDYITDTGSAVVLEDLISKFLFNSSQDAEKSKANAAETTTDSNTDSTKE is encoded by the coding sequence ATGAAATATTTAAAAACAGAAATCATGGTTGGCATTTTCATGCTGTTAGGCATTATCGCTGCATGTGTTCTTGCTCTGCAGGTTGCAGGTCTGGTATTAAATTCCAAAGCAGAACTGTATACAGTCTATGCCAAGTTTGAGAATATCGGTTCATTAAGATTACGTGCTCCTGTCAGAATCGGCGGTGTTGCCATCGGCAGAGTTACCGCCATCAATCTTGACGGTGAGAGTCTGACTCCGGTTGTAAGTATCGGTATCGAGAAAAAATTTGATAAAATCTCCAGCGAATCAAAGGCTAGCATTCAGACTTCAGGTATTATCGGTGAGCAGTATATTGCCATTACTCCAGGCTTCTATGATGAGGATCTCGGAACCACCTATCTAAAGAATGGTGATTACATTACCGATACAGGTTCAGCTGTCGTGCTTGAGGATCTGATCTCAAAGTTTTTATTTAATTCCTCTCAGGATGCCGAAAAATCAAAGGCTAATGCTGCAGAGACAACCACAGATTCAAACACTGATTCAACTAAGGAATAG
- the yjgA gene encoding ribosome biogenesis factor YjgA: MAEQKHFEGFDSAPEEESRSAHKREAQAIRKLVEKIADLGDQSFKSLVIPQDVKDALIIARKLKPKSDERRRQLQYVAKLQRAYDDSDLEQQVNMLGASSKVDPNALKLEKLREKLITGGIEVVNALCNLAAEIDRNKLRNLVKKAKEEAAKIESEEVAKPNSRALFKYVKTELAKAKVQIPDDLIK, translated from the coding sequence ATGGCAGAACAGAAACATTTTGAAGGCTTTGATTCCGCTCCTGAAGAGGAGAGCCGCAGCGCTCATAAAAGAGAAGCGCAGGCAATCAGAAAGCTTGTTGAAAAGATAGCTGATCTCGGTGATCAGAGCTTTAAATCCCTGGTTATTCCTCAGGATGTTAAAGATGCTCTGATTATTGCACGAAAACTCAAGCCCAAATCAGATGAAAGACGTAGACAGCTTCAGTATGTGGCTAAACTGCAGAGAGCCTATGACGATTCAGATCTTGAGCAGCAGGTTAATATGCTGGGGGCCTCTTCTAAGGTTGATCCTAATGCGCTTAAGCTTGAGAAATTAAGAGAAAAGCTTATAACTGGTGGTATTGAAGTGGTTAACGCTTTATGTAATCTGGCTGCTGAGATTGATAGAAACAAGCTTCGCAATCTGGTTAAGAAAGCAAAGGAAGAAGCTGCAAAAATCGAGTCTGAAGAAGTCGCAAAGCCTAATTCCAGAGCTTTATTCAAATACGTTAAAACTGAACTTGCAAAGGCAAAGGTTCAGATCCCAGACGACCTCATCAAGTAA
- a CDS encoding DUF2750 domain-containing protein, whose protein sequence is MAKLTEKEYEAIQSLNAEYRQAMFMRVAKEENGFYILADSEGPLILEDTEEDEDHNIFSILPVWSHEELAAGYAEKNSMEGFKPQFVTTQVWNEKWVPAFREQQNVLIGFMPISDKDFSVESPIEF, encoded by the coding sequence ATGGCAAAACTTACAGAAAAAGAATATGAGGCAATCCAGTCTCTAAATGCAGAATACAGACAGGCAATGTTTATGAGAGTTGCCAAAGAAGAAAATGGCTTCTACATTCTTGCTGATAGCGAAGGCCCACTGATTCTTGAAGATACGGAGGAAGATGAGGATCATAACATTTTCAGTATTCTTCCTGTATGGTCACATGAGGAACTTGCTGCAGGCTATGCTGAGAAAAACAGCATGGAAGGCTTCAAGCCTCAGTTCGTAACCACTCAGGTATGGAACGAGAAATGGGTTCCAGCATTCCGTGAGCAGCAGAATGTACTGATTGGCTTCATGCCGATTTCAGATAAGGATTTCTCTGTAGAATCACCTATAGAATTCTAA
- the uvrA gene encoding excinuclease ABC subunit UvrA: MDKIVIRGARTHNLKNLNLTIPRNKLCVITGRSGSGKSSLAFDTLYAEGQRRYVESLSAYARQFLSLMDKPDVDSIEGLSPAISIEQKATSHNPRSTVGTITEIHDYLRLIWARIGEARCPEHGTVLKAQTISQMVDAVMEQPEGTKIMILSPVVRGRKGEYKQLFADLAKDGFIRARVDGEICDLSDPPDLALREKHDIDIVVDRIKVKPDLKQRLADSFETALKYSDGIAVVCPMEEHKKEDEILFSSHYSCPICGYSIPELEPRDFSFNNPHGYCPKCEGLGAMMVLDIDKIVPDKTKSVFEGAILGWDRRNPFYYKELEAVADYYDIDLQKPFSELTKKEVDLLMYGTGTTAIPMKMVYSGGKKSQTSFEPFEGVIPNYERRSRETESEYVRVYISKLMRPLPCPDCHGARLKKEYCNVFVNNKSLPEINNYSIQECYQFFSEIKLTEQEKNIASRVLKEIRARLGFLINVGLGYLTLSRSAETLSGGEAQRIRLASQIGAGLTGVMYVLDEPSIGLHQRDNSKLLDALKNLRDIGNTVIVVEHDEDTMRAADQIIDIGPAAGINGGEVIAQGPVDEIEKCENSLTGKYLSGKRRIEIPKKRIKPKKSKLLTLKGCTGNNLKNIDVSFPVGCFVVVTGVSGSGKSTLVNDTLVRIAERKLNGVTANDDPAPFKEIEGLEHFDKIICIDQSPIGRTPRSNPATYVGLFSDIRDLFAKTPESRARGYTPGRFSFNVKGGRCEACQGDGTIKVSMNFMPDVYVKCEECDGKRYNRETLEVLYKGKTIADVLDMNIEQALEFFSAVPSIASKLQTLMDVGLSYITLGQSATTFSGGEAQRIKLSKELSKKATGKTLYILDEPTTGLHFEDVRLLLDVLIRLRDQGNTVVVIEHNLDVIKSADYLIDLGPEGGRDGGNVIVCGTPEEVSECRESFTGQFLKPILERGY, encoded by the coding sequence ATGGATAAAATCGTAATTCGCGGTGCCCGCACCCATAATCTGAAAAATCTGAATCTGACAATTCCACGTAACAAACTCTGCGTAATCACAGGAAGATCAGGTTCAGGAAAATCATCTCTTGCCTTCGACACTCTTTATGCAGAAGGACAGCGTCGCTATGTGGAATCTCTTTCTGCATACGCCCGTCAGTTCTTATCCCTGATGGACAAGCCTGATGTTGATTCAATCGAAGGTCTATCCCCTGCCATATCTATTGAGCAGAAGGCCACCTCACACAACCCAAGATCAACAGTTGGTACTATCACAGAGATTCATGACTATTTAAGACTTATCTGGGCCAGAATCGGAGAGGCAAGATGTCCTGAACACGGCACAGTTCTGAAAGCTCAGACCATAAGCCAGATGGTTGATGCAGTTATGGAACAGCCTGAAGGCACTAAGATTATGATCCTCTCTCCTGTGGTAAGAGGAAGAAAAGGTGAATACAAACAGCTGTTCGCCGATCTGGCAAAAGACGGTTTTATCCGCGCCAGAGTAGATGGAGAAATCTGCGATCTCTCCGATCCTCCAGATCTGGCTTTAAGAGAAAAGCATGATATTGATATTGTTGTAGATAGAATCAAAGTGAAGCCAGATTTAAAACAGCGTCTTGCTGATTCCTTTGAAACCGCGCTCAAATACTCTGATGGTATTGCCGTGGTCTGTCCGATGGAGGAGCATAAAAAAGAGGATGAGATTCTGTTCTCATCTCATTACTCATGCCCTATCTGTGGCTACTCAATTCCAGAATTAGAACCAAGAGATTTCTCCTTTAATAATCCACACGGATACTGTCCTAAATGTGAAGGCTTAGGCGCAATGATGGTTCTGGATATCGACAAGATCGTTCCTGATAAAACCAAATCCGTATTTGAGGGAGCAATTCTGGGATGGGACAGAAGAAATCCTTTCTATTATAAGGAATTAGAAGCTGTTGCCGATTATTACGATATAGACCTTCAGAAACCATTTAGTGAACTTACCAAAAAAGAAGTTGATCTGCTTATGTATGGCACTGGCACCACAGCCATTCCTATGAAAATGGTCTACTCTGGAGGAAAGAAATCCCAGACTAGTTTTGAGCCATTTGAGGGTGTTATTCCTAATTACGAGAGAAGATCACGCGAAACCGAATCTGAGTATGTAAGAGTCTATATTTCAAAACTGATGAGACCACTGCCTTGCCCTGACTGTCATGGCGCAAGACTGAAAAAGGAATACTGCAACGTATTTGTTAACAATAAATCCTTACCAGAGATTAATAACTACTCAATACAGGAGTGCTACCAGTTCTTCTCTGAAATAAAGCTTACAGAGCAGGAAAAGAATATTGCTTCCAGAGTATTAAAGGAAATCAGAGCCAGATTGGGATTCCTGATAAACGTTGGTCTTGGTTACCTAACGCTGTCGCGCTCAGCTGAAACCCTATCCGGAGGTGAAGCCCAGCGTATCAGACTGGCAAGTCAGATCGGTGCAGGTCTGACCGGTGTTATGTATGTGCTGGATGAACCAAGTATCGGTCTTCATCAGAGGGATAACTCAAAGCTCCTTGATGCCCTGAAGAATCTGAGAGACATCGGCAATACAGTTATTGTTGTAGAGCACGATGAAGATACCATGAGAGCTGCAGATCAGATTATAGATATCGGTCCTGCAGCCGGAATCAACGGTGGCGAAGTAATCGCTCAGGGACCGGTTGATGAAATTGAAAAATGCGAAAATTCCCTGACCGGTAAATACCTCTCAGGAAAAAGACGCATTGAAATTCCAAAGAAAAGAATCAAACCAAAGAAATCAAAGCTCCTGACTTTAAAGGGATGTACCGGCAATAACCTCAAGAATATCGACGTATCCTTCCCTGTTGGATGCTTCGTGGTAGTAACAGGCGTTTCAGGTTCTGGCAAATCAACACTGGTTAACGATACCTTGGTCAGAATTGCCGAGCGTAAACTAAACGGAGTCACAGCAAATGATGATCCTGCTCCATTTAAAGAGATAGAGGGACTTGAGCATTTTGACAAGATCATCTGTATTGATCAGAGTCCTATCGGCAGAACGCCTCGTTCAAATCCTGCAACATACGTAGGACTGTTCTCTGATATACGAGACCTGTTTGCAAAAACTCCTGAATCAAGAGCAAGAGGCTATACTCCTGGCAGATTCTCCTTTAACGTAAAAGGAGGTAGATGCGAAGCCTGTCAGGGAGATGGAACCATCAAGGTTTCCATGAATTTCATGCCTGATGTATATGTAAAGTGTGAAGAGTGTGACGGTAAGAGATATAACCGAGAAACTCTTGAAGTTTTATATAAAGGCAAAACTATCGCTGATGTTCTTGACATGAACATTGAGCAGGCTTTAGAGTTCTTCTCGGCAGTACCTTCCATCGCATCTAAGCTGCAGACACTGATGGACGTGGGCCTATCCTACATTACCCTAGGTCAGTCTGCAACAACCTTCTCAGGCGGTGAAGCTCAGCGTATCAAACTCTCTAAGGAACTGTCAAAGAAGGCAACTGGTAAGACTCTTTACATTCTTGATGAGCCTACTACAGGTCTACACTTTGAAGATGTAAGACTATTACTCGATGTTCTGATCAGATTAAGAGATCAGGGAAATACCGTTGTGGTAATCGAACATAATCTTGACGTAATCAAATCGGCAGATTATCTTATCGACCTAGGACCGGAAGGTGGTCGTGACGGTGGAAATGTAATCGTCTGCGGTACTCCTGAAGAGGTCAGTGAATGTAGAGAATCATTTACCGGGCAGTTTTTAAAACCAATACTAGAAAGAGGCTATTAG
- a CDS encoding TRAP transporter small permease: MNTVLNLLKGIDAIVSKVTRFICIASMMIIFVMFLLNVFVRFVPIYNFTQTDEWTQLFLVWVIFFGAQELVRTRGHFIVDVITDRIVGTPAGKICRIISTIIEAIMYATICYYGFVLVCRAQSYMLTITWLQKKYFYMVIPVSAFFMTCYSLRDIVQAVKMPWRAENKPT, from the coding sequence ATGAATACAGTATTAAATCTGCTTAAAGGCATAGATGCCATAGTCAGCAAGGTAACTCGTTTTATCTGCATAGCATCTATGATGATCATTTTTGTGATGTTCCTTCTGAACGTATTCGTCAGATTTGTGCCTATATACAACTTCACCCAGACTGATGAATGGACACAGCTCTTTTTAGTATGGGTAATTTTCTTTGGAGCACAGGAACTGGTGAGAACCAGAGGACATTTTATTGTTGATGTGATAACTGACAGAATCGTAGGTACACCTGCTGGTAAAATCTGCAGAATCATCTCCACAATAATTGAGGCCATCATGTACGCAACCATCTGCTACTACGGCTTTGTGCTGGTATGCCGCGCTCAGTCCTACATGCTGACCATCACATGGCTGCAGAAGAAGTATTTTTACATGGTAATTCCTGTAAGTGCCTTCTTTATGACCTGCTACTCTTTAAGAGATATAGTTCAGGCAGTTAAAATGCCTTGGAGAGCAGAAAACAAACCGACTTAA
- a CDS encoding STAS domain-containing protein, whose protein sequence is MDNLTELTFTTVPKLWKQRDEIFRNSVFDMQNIRKIDAAGAAFLVQWAKTLDNKKIKLLNVSQTAVNLITTYRLNDILEIET, encoded by the coding sequence ATGGATAATCTTACAGAATTAACCTTTACTACTGTGCCAAAGCTGTGGAAACAGCGAGATGAAATCTTCAGAAATTCTGTTTTTGATATGCAGAATATCAGAAAGATTGATGCTGCCGGTGCTGCCTTCCTGGTGCAGTGGGCCAAGACTTTAGACAATAAAAAGATTAAATTGCTTAATGTTTCTCAAACTGCAGTAAATTTGATCACAACTTATAGACTTAACGATATTTTAGAAATCGAGACTTAA
- a CDS encoding single-stranded DNA-binding protein, which yields MTRGVNKVILIGNLGDEPVFRTTGSGTAVANVSMVTNEVRRNAESGQMTEIAEWHRVVLWGRLAEIAQKWLHKGSLVYVEGKLRTRSFTDKQNVKKSVTEIVADELQMLGSSKAHAESDSFSAQNNSFKNNHAQPDNSPYGNPSAQPSFLNDSSFINQKPSSNPEPAIVVDGNDDSDDLPF from the coding sequence ATGACTCGTGGAGTTAATAAAGTAATTCTGATTGGTAATCTTGGAGATGAACCTGTATTTAGAACAACTGGTTCAGGTACTGCAGTTGCCAATGTTTCAATGGTTACCAATGAGGTTCGTCGCAATGCAGAATCTGGTCAGATGACAGAGATAGCTGAATGGCATCGAGTTGTTTTATGGGGAAGACTGGCAGAAATAGCTCAGAAATGGCTACATAAGGGATCACTGGTATACGTGGAAGGAAAACTTCGTACCAGATCATTTACCGATAAGCAGAATGTTAAGAAAAGTGTAACAGAGATTGTCGCAGATGAGCTGCAGATGCTTGGTTCTTCAAAGGCTCACGCGGAGAGTGATTCTTTCTCTGCGCAGAATAATTCTTTTAAAAACAATCATGCTCAGCCTGATAATTCTCCATACGGAAATCCTTCAGCACAGCCATCTTTTCTGAACGATTCATCTTTCATAAATCAGAAACCATCATCAAATCCTGAACCTGCTATCGTTGTGGATGGAAATGATGATTCTGACGATCTGCCATTCTAA
- a CDS encoding flavin reductase family protein, with protein MEQTKNYLKPVAMEKAYRLLNVGGTGMISAEYNGETGMMPATWVCALDIMPFKATAVIDKSHFTRPLIEKSGYFAIALPTLEIIEETMYLGSVSKYDVKDKIEKSGAEIFTLDGCDIPLMKGCAAYMIFKLIPEEHNQQAYDLFIGECVKAYADERVFKNGHWIFEQADPKFSTIHYVAGNHFYSIGKAYDTKISI; from the coding sequence ATGGAACAGACAAAAAACTATTTAAAACCTGTAGCAATGGAAAAGGCTTACCGACTGTTGAATGTTGGAGGAACAGGCATGATTAGCGCAGAATACAACGGAGAAACAGGAATGATGCCTGCTACTTGGGTTTGTGCACTTGATATTATGCCTTTTAAAGCTACTGCTGTGATTGATAAATCTCATTTTACAAGACCTTTAATTGAAAAGAGCGGTTATTTTGCCATTGCTCTTCCGACTCTTGAGATTATTGAAGAGACCATGTACCTAGGCTCCGTCAGCAAATACGATGTTAAGGATAAAATCGAAAAAAGCGGAGCAGAAATTTTCACTCTTGACGGATGCGATATCCCTCTAATGAAAGGCTGTGCGGCATACATGATTTTCAAGCTGATTCCGGAGGAACACAATCAGCAGGCTTACGATCTCTTTATTGGTGAATGTGTAAAAGCCTATGCTGATGAAAGAGTCTTCAAGAATGGTCACTGGATATTTGAACAAGCAGATCCTAAATTCAGTACTATCCATTATGTGGCAGGAAACCATTTCTATTCAATAGGAAAGGCGTACGATACCAAGATTTCTATCTAG